Proteins encoded within one genomic window of Pirellulales bacterium:
- the tsaD gene encoding tRNA (adenosine(37)-N6)-threonylcarbamoyltransferase complex transferase subunit TsaD produces MYLLTIESTCDETAAAIIGDDLQVRSAVVASQEKLHERFGGVVPEIASRAHLERMLPVIDEAVRHADISLADIDAIAVATTPGLAGSLLVGLAAAKALCVALDRPLVAINHLHAHVYACRIAAGRDVFPCIGLIVSGGHTSLYRCRDPLAFELLGGTIDDAAGEAFDKVASLLGLGFPGGPAIQRAAANGNPLAYRFPRSFLHEPRLQFSFSGLKTAVRYCLAPAGTPLPNVEELSPQFVADVAASFQEAVVDVLVAKSLAAVRETDFNRLCVGGGVAANARFRERMNAACGERDIELHIAPLALCTDNAVMGAIAMERLKAGLVETLDLDIMPGLVR; encoded by the coding sequence ATGTATTTATTGACGATCGAATCCACGTGCGATGAAACGGCCGCCGCGATTATCGGCGATGACCTGCAGGTTCGTAGTGCAGTCGTTGCCTCGCAGGAGAAATTGCACGAGCGTTTCGGCGGCGTCGTGCCTGAAATCGCCTCGCGGGCGCACCTGGAACGGATGCTACCCGTGATCGACGAGGCGGTGCGCCACGCCGATATCTCGCTCGCCGACATTGATGCGATCGCCGTAGCCACTACGCCGGGCCTGGCCGGGTCGCTGTTGGTGGGGCTCGCTGCCGCTAAGGCATTATGCGTGGCGTTGGACCGGCCGTTGGTGGCGATCAATCATTTGCACGCGCATGTTTATGCCTGTCGGATCGCCGCTGGGCGCGACGTCTTTCCCTGTATTGGCCTGATCGTCAGCGGCGGACACACGAGCCTGTATCGCTGCCGGGATCCGCTCGCTTTCGAGTTGCTGGGGGGAACGATCGACGACGCGGCCGGCGAGGCCTTTGACAAAGTAGCCAGCTTGCTCGGCCTGGGCTTTCCCGGCGGCCCCGCTATTCAACGGGCTGCCGCGAACGGCAATCCGCTTGCTTATCGTTTTCCCCGCTCCTTCCTTCACGAGCCGCGGTTGCAATTCAGTTTTAGCGGTCTCAAGACCGCGGTGCGATATTGCCTGGCCCCAGCGGGGACGCCGCTGCCGAACGTTGAGGAACTCAGCCCTCAATTCGTTGCCGACGTCGCGGCCAGCTTTCAAGAGGCGGTGGTCGACGTGCTGGTGGCGAAATCCCTGGCCGCGGTGCGCGAGACGGACTTCAATCGACTGTGCGTTGGTGGCGGAGTCGCAGCGAATGCCCGCTTTCGCGAGCGGATGAACGCGGCGTGCGGCGAGCGCGATATCGAGCTGCACATCGCTCCGCTGGCGCTCTGCACCGACAACGCCGTGATGGGGGCCATCGCCATGGAACGGCTGAAGGCCGGATTGGTCGAGACTCTCGACCTGGACATCATGCCGGGGCTAGTACGGTAA
- a CDS encoding S41 family peptidase has translation MRLRANLLALLTIVTITVPTAGWAEEPTSGEATKSEQTADKKDTPDKESAAKSAAEEYELQKLFADTLDQVERNYVKNISRRELMEAAIHGVLGKLDQYSNYISPEEIGQFKTSVENQFGGIGIQIDLTRDGRLVVISPLVGSPAYRAGMQAGDHIVAIEGKPTDDIRSVQDAVTKLKGEPGTKVTITTLRPSTGDRRTLSIERELVHLETVMGDQRKGDDSWDFMLDHDRKIGYIRITSFSRDTEHDLAQALAELKREKVRGLILDLRFNPGGLLTSAIGVADLFVTQGKIVSTEGRNTKSRSWDAQEEGTYEGFPMVVLVNRYSASASEIVSACLQDHHRALVIGERTWGKGSVQNVIELEGGKSALKLTTASYQRPSGKNIHRFPDASEADEWGVKPDHGYDLKLDEGELLGLMTYRHDRDILLVNHHGAKDDDKPRAIENKPATPPAENVADEGKKSVEEKPASEKPDVPAEGTEKTAAKKSAYVDRQLQKALDYLNGELAKAN, from the coding sequence ATGCGCTTGCGCGCGAATTTGTTGGCTCTTCTTACGATTGTGACGATTACGGTTCCGACCGCCGGTTGGGCGGAAGAGCCGACGTCAGGCGAGGCCACCAAGTCCGAGCAAACCGCGGATAAAAAGGACACTCCCGATAAGGAATCCGCCGCCAAGAGCGCCGCGGAAGAATACGAGCTGCAAAAGCTCTTCGCCGACACGCTCGACCAGGTCGAGCGCAACTACGTAAAAAACATCAGTCGTCGCGAGCTGATGGAAGCAGCCATTCATGGTGTGCTCGGAAAGCTCGATCAATACTCCAACTACATCAGCCCTGAAGAGATCGGGCAGTTCAAGACCAGCGTCGAAAATCAATTCGGCGGCATCGGCATTCAGATCGATCTAACGCGCGATGGTCGATTGGTCGTTATCAGCCCGCTGGTGGGCAGCCCGGCCTATCGCGCCGGTATGCAGGCCGGCGACCATATCGTGGCCATCGAAGGCAAGCCGACTGACGACATCCGCAGCGTGCAGGATGCCGTAACCAAGCTCAAGGGCGAGCCGGGCACCAAGGTCACGATCACAACCCTGCGCCCCAGCACCGGCGATCGTCGTACGCTGTCGATCGAGCGCGAGTTGGTGCATCTGGAAACCGTCATGGGAGACCAGCGCAAAGGGGATGATAGCTGGGACTTCATGCTCGATCACGACCGTAAAATCGGCTACATCCGCATCACCAGCTTCAGCCGCGATACGGAACACGATTTGGCCCAAGCCTTGGCCGAACTGAAGCGAGAAAAAGTTCGGGGCTTGATTCTTGATTTACGCTTCAATCCCGGGGGGCTGCTAACGTCGGCAATCGGCGTGGCGGATTTGTTCGTCACCCAGGGCAAGATCGTGAGTACCGAAGGGCGCAACACCAAATCGCGCAGTTGGGATGCCCAGGAGGAAGGAACTTACGAGGGTTTTCCGATGGTCGTCCTGGTGAATCGCTACAGCGCCAGTGCCAGCGAAATCGTTTCGGCCTGCCTGCAGGATCATCATCGGGCACTCGTCATCGGCGAGCGCACCTGGGGTAAGGGGAGCGTGCAGAACGTTATCGAACTGGAAGGGGGCAAGAGCGCACTGAAGCTGACCACGGCCAGCTACCAGCGTCCCAGCGGCAAGAATATTCATCGCTTTCCCGATGCGTCGGAAGCCGACGAATGGGGCGTTAAGCCGGACCACGGCTACGATCTGAAGCTCGATGAAGGAGAGCTATTAGGCTTGATGACTTATCGTCACGATCGCGACATTCTGCTCGTGAACCATCATGGTGCCAAGGACGATGACAAGCCCCGGGCGATCGAGAACAAGCCGGCCACGCCACCGGCGGAAAATGTCGCCGACGAGGGAAAGAAATCCGTCGAAGAGAAGCCAGCCAGCGAGAAGCCCGATGTTCCGGCTGAGGGAACTGAGAAGACTGCCGCCAAGAAGTCGGCATATGTCGATCGTCAGTTGCAGAAGGCGCTTGACTATCTAAATGGCGAATTGGCGAAGGCGAATTAG
- a CDS encoding methyltransferase domain-containing protein: MLHDHRLFLRQFRENFETTGSIAPSSRWLAQALARFVPGGAAPRRILEVGPGTGAVTRWIVRTLGPHDTLDLVEMNDQFVAHLRELFENDPELQRCASRVRILHLPVQELPVDGGYDAVVSGLPLNNFSGALVEQLLAALVGLLAEGGTLSFFEYIAVRKVKLLISRGDEHTRLRTISEHLDQLLGPHEFRRDYVLRNLPPAWVHHVRMVQI, from the coding sequence ATGCTTCACGACCATCGTTTGTTCCTTCGCCAATTCCGCGAGAATTTCGAGACCACGGGTTCGATTGCCCCCAGCAGTCGGTGGCTTGCCCAGGCCCTGGCACGGTTTGTTCCCGGTGGCGCCGCGCCGCGCCGGATTCTCGAGGTGGGTCCGGGAACGGGAGCCGTCACGCGGTGGATCGTTCGAACGCTCGGACCGCATGACACTCTTGACCTGGTCGAGATGAATGACCAATTCGTGGCCCATCTGCGCGAGCTCTTTGAAAATGATCCGGAACTACAGCGATGCGCGTCCCGAGTGCGCATTCTGCACCTGCCGGTGCAGGAACTGCCCGTCGACGGCGGCTACGATGCGGTTGTTTCCGGGCTGCCGCTCAACAATTTCTCCGGAGCGCTGGTCGAGCAATTGCTCGCGGCTTTGGTGGGCTTGCTGGCCGAGGGAGGGACGTTGTCGTTCTTCGAATATATTGCCGTTCGAAAGGTGAAGCTGCTCATCAGCCGTGGCGATGAGCACACCCGATTACGTACGATCAGCGAGCATCTGGACCAGTTACTTGGCCCTCATGAGTTTCGCCGCGATTATGTGCTGCGAAATCTCCCCCCGGCCTGGGTACACCACGTGCGGATGGTGCAGATTTAG
- the pgk gene encoding phosphoglycerate kinase encodes MSVTAAQLIPWCQALIDPDKYQPAQQLQDYLKSIPRLSSLADVPAGTAVLVRGDVDAKPGAKIGEGDIRLRSMVPTLKFGRKRGWKQIIFGHIGRKPEGTLKAVAQRLGELLDTKVELITDWWDETKQAVSSQAVAAIRAAGPGSILVLDNTRRYKIERVLWEATADDAPKLAEDLAQFANQLGENVAQVYINEALSAGSLDSSSTIAPAGMQRVALGEYVAQEFDGPMHRCLATELVVFSGLKADKLDDLEAMISRGTIRWVFTAGSLAMALKKAEAQAEGDDFSLGVAEDPAHADKPYFIPAERVEQARRMLLAGKAKGIEFVLPIDFVLADGSVSTTIGPGQQQFDVGPGTSELFELKIGQFLANVRNQPGRTQPAVAFYNGVFGMFEDPRFEQGTRRFIEQLKRMKEAGIEVYIGGGEGGTALERYGKPDWVTHVFTAGGTVLNALGAKPVPYLQALARAPQK; translated from the coding sequence ATGTCGGTTACCGCGGCGCAATTGATTCCTTGGTGTCAGGCACTCATCGATCCGGACAAGTACCAGCCGGCCCAACAATTGCAAGACTATCTCAAATCGATCCCGCGGCTATCATCACTTGCAGATGTGCCTGCCGGCACGGCCGTGCTCGTTCGAGGAGACGTCGATGCCAAGCCCGGTGCCAAGATCGGCGAAGGAGACATCCGCCTGCGTTCGATGGTGCCTACGTTGAAATTCGGGCGCAAGCGCGGCTGGAAGCAAATCATCTTCGGCCATATCGGTCGCAAACCCGAGGGAACGCTCAAGGCGGTGGCGCAACGACTCGGCGAATTGCTCGATACCAAAGTCGAACTTATCACCGACTGGTGGGACGAGACCAAGCAGGCGGTTTCCTCCCAGGCCGTGGCGGCGATTCGCGCCGCGGGGCCCGGATCCATCCTGGTACTCGACAATACGCGCCGCTACAAGATCGAGCGCGTCTTATGGGAAGCAACGGCTGACGATGCACCGAAGCTGGCCGAAGATTTGGCACAATTCGCGAATCAGCTTGGTGAAAACGTGGCCCAGGTTTACATCAACGAAGCGCTATCGGCCGGCAGCCTCGATTCATCGAGTACGATTGCTCCGGCCGGGATGCAACGTGTGGCGCTGGGAGAATATGTCGCCCAGGAGTTCGACGGTCCGATGCACCGCTGCCTGGCGACGGAGCTGGTCGTCTTTAGCGGACTGAAGGCTGATAAGCTGGACGATCTCGAAGCCATGATTTCGCGCGGCACGATCCGTTGGGTCTTTACCGCCGGTTCGCTGGCCATGGCGTTGAAGAAGGCAGAAGCCCAAGCCGAGGGTGACGATTTCTCGCTTGGAGTGGCCGAGGATCCCGCGCATGCCGATAAGCCGTACTTCATTCCGGCCGAGCGCGTCGAACAGGCGCGTCGCATGCTATTGGCCGGCAAGGCCAAAGGCATTGAATTCGTTCTACCGATCGACTTCGTGCTGGCCGACGGCAGCGTTTCTACCACGATCGGTCCCGGTCAGCAGCAATTCGACGTCGGGCCTGGCACAAGCGAATTATTCGAATTGAAGATCGGCCAGTTTCTTGCGAACGTCCGCAACCAGCCGGGGCGTACACAGCCGGCGGTGGCCTTTTACAACGGCGTGTTCGGGATGTTCGAGGATCCACGCTTCGAGCAAGGAACGCGACGCTTTATCGAACAGCTCAAGCGCATGAAGGAAGCCGGTATCGAGGTTTACATCGGCGGCGGCGAAGGGGGCACCGCGCTGGAACGCTACGGAAAGCCAGACTGGGTAACGCACGTTTTCACGGCGGGGGGCACTGTGCTAAACGCACTCGGCGCCAAGCCGGTTCCCTACCTGCAGGCGCTCGCCCGTGCTCCGCAAAAGTAG
- a CDS encoding Hpt domain-containing protein, with protein sequence MSMRATPTDGLLYSSLAFDPDLAPLVDLFVEDLPDRAEILLDRMQASDYEGLRRLAHQMSGAAGSYGFQDITIEAAALEQMLVQHASEQDVAAAVNSLIDVLRRARGAHGFDRGDSAH encoded by the coding sequence ATGTCAATGCGCGCGACGCCGACCGACGGGCTGTTGTATTCCTCGCTGGCATTTGATCCCGATCTGGCGCCGCTGGTTGACCTGTTCGTCGAGGATTTGCCGGATCGGGCCGAAATCCTGCTCGATCGAATGCAAGCTTCGGACTATGAAGGACTACGCCGCCTGGCACATCAGATGAGCGGCGCCGCGGGAAGCTACGGCTTCCAAGATATCACGATCGAGGCGGCCGCACTCGAGCAAATGCTCGTGCAGCACGCTAGCGAACAAGACGTCGCTGCGGCGGTGAATTCGCTAATTGACGTATTACGACGCGCACGCGGTGCCCATGGCTTTGACCGCGGCGACAGCGCCCATTAA
- a CDS encoding DUF1598 domain-containing protein, whose product MLRRPLSAALPLRHCRRPFGPHRVFLGMLLGALLVLAPQVSGAADAQPDLLHEQLAAGEFGPAIELAKDQSPVDRDNSFAEIAKAQALSGARPAAFATAAEVTDGRVRSRLLADLSSLPIDVEGRGGSPFAQYGPLMNMITSTIQPDSWDDNGGPGSIQPFQNGVYVDAEGVMRRLKKVDDADFLAEERLAAVHDMVSDDVRRPSPLRKISLPRLEREIQLRLAAGQSLDEEMLVFAGLKRVQYIMAYPETGDLVVAGPAGDWKLDRDARPVNVEDGQPVVRLDHLLVLLRRKGGEFACSIVPTQEGLARAQAFANASSGTTLQPGQRGKWLEEISKQLGRQDVVFEGIDPHSNVAQVLLAADHHMKLIGIGLEPGTLKVPSYLSMVRVERGETPPMDVLRWWFTLKYDALVASAKRDAFEIRGQGVQVLSENELLTETGQEVHTGKADALNQQFAQNFTKDFAALAAKYPLYADLRNIFDLALVVELLRTEGLPEHVGWYPTSFLDNAGLPTAVENVPQTVDTVINHRVVQRTNIIAAVSGGVHVDVQSVIKRDKMQTDSRGQLNSERERSVPTAVEHRSWWWD is encoded by the coding sequence ATGCTACGTCGGCCCCTATCGGCTGCGCTTCCATTGCGTCATTGCCGTCGGCCATTCGGCCCGCACCGCGTATTCCTGGGCATGCTTCTCGGTGCGCTGCTGGTACTTGCACCACAGGTCTCTGGGGCCGCGGATGCGCAGCCGGACTTATTGCACGAGCAATTGGCCGCGGGCGAGTTCGGGCCGGCGATTGAATTGGCGAAAGACCAGTCTCCTGTTGATCGCGATAACTCGTTTGCTGAAATTGCCAAAGCGCAGGCCTTATCCGGCGCGCGCCCTGCCGCGTTTGCCACAGCGGCGGAAGTGACGGATGGCCGCGTGCGCAGTCGGCTGCTTGCCGATTTGTCATCGCTTCCGATCGATGTCGAGGGACGCGGCGGCAGCCCTTTCGCGCAGTATGGCCCTTTGATGAACATGATTACCTCCACGATTCAACCCGACTCGTGGGACGATAACGGCGGACCTGGCTCGATTCAACCATTTCAAAACGGCGTGTATGTCGATGCTGAAGGCGTGATGCGGCGCCTCAAGAAAGTAGACGACGCTGATTTCCTGGCCGAAGAGCGGCTGGCCGCGGTTCACGACATGGTCAGCGATGATGTACGACGACCGTCACCATTGCGCAAAATCTCGCTCCCCCGCTTGGAACGAGAAATTCAGCTTCGCCTTGCCGCTGGGCAATCCTTGGATGAGGAGATGCTTGTATTCGCTGGCTTGAAGCGGGTGCAATACATCATGGCTTATCCCGAGACGGGGGACCTGGTCGTGGCCGGTCCGGCGGGCGACTGGAAGCTGGATCGCGACGCGCGGCCCGTCAATGTTGAAGACGGCCAGCCGGTCGTACGGCTTGATCACCTGTTGGTCTTGCTGCGGCGCAAGGGAGGCGAATTTGCCTGCTCGATCGTACCCACGCAGGAAGGTCTAGCGCGGGCCCAGGCGTTTGCCAACGCCTCGAGCGGCACGACGTTGCAGCCGGGCCAACGCGGTAAATGGCTGGAAGAGATCAGCAAGCAGCTCGGGCGCCAGGATGTGGTTTTCGAAGGAATCGATCCGCATAGCAATGTCGCGCAGGTATTGCTGGCCGCCGATCATCACATGAAGCTGATTGGCATCGGTCTCGAACCGGGAACTCTGAAAGTACCCAGCTACTTGAGCATGGTGCGCGTCGAGCGCGGCGAAACACCGCCGATGGACGTGTTGCGATGGTGGTTTACTTTGAAGTACGACGCGCTGGTAGCAAGTGCCAAGCGTGACGCGTTTGAGATTCGTGGTCAGGGCGTGCAAGTGCTCAGCGAGAACGAACTGCTCACGGAAACCGGACAGGAAGTGCATACGGGCAAGGCAGACGCGCTGAATCAACAGTTCGCGCAGAACTTCACCAAGGACTTTGCCGCACTCGCAGCCAAATATCCGCTCTACGCTGATCTGCGGAATATCTTCGATCTGGCGCTGGTGGTCGAACTGCTGAGGACCGAAGGCTTGCCCGAGCATGTGGGTTGGTATCCGACCAGCTTCCTCGACAATGCCGGGCTGCCCACAGCCGTAGAAAACGTTCCGCAGACCGTCGATACCGTGATCAATCACCGTGTCGTGCAGCGTACAAACATAATTGCCGCCGTAAGTGGTGGCGTTCATGTCGATGTTCAGAGCGTCATCAAGCGTGACAAGATGCAGACCGACTCGCGCGGACAGCTCAACAGCGAACGCGAACGCTCGGTGCCGACCGCTGTGGAACACCGCAGCTGGTGGTGGGATTAA
- a CDS encoding DedA family protein, protein MLELLQLEHATYLGIIVVLILTGAGLPVPEEVPIIAAGVAAYYGQMNPWLALAACFVGALLGDCVMYAIGYHFGHNVLRDHPWCARFLKPEREAHLEEMINQHGWKVFLAARFLVGLRSPVYLTAGILRVPFRRFLLVDLFCAGLVICTFFGLSYLFAERITGWFHSIRNAEVAITVLVVTVVASVVLFFYIRHRRRLARIRVKRQLRSLRLGTSEAATERKNAG, encoded by the coding sequence ATGCTTGAACTCCTCCAACTAGAGCACGCCACTTACCTCGGTATTATCGTGGTCCTGATCCTTACCGGGGCAGGTCTGCCGGTGCCGGAGGAGGTGCCCATTATTGCGGCTGGTGTAGCCGCGTATTACGGCCAAATGAACCCCTGGCTGGCTCTGGCGGCGTGCTTCGTTGGCGCCTTGCTCGGCGACTGCGTGATGTACGCCATCGGCTACCATTTCGGCCATAACGTGCTGCGCGATCATCCCTGGTGCGCCCGCTTTCTAAAGCCAGAGCGCGAAGCGCATCTCGAGGAGATGATCAACCAGCATGGCTGGAAGGTGTTTCTTGCCGCTCGTTTTTTGGTCGGCTTGCGCTCGCCGGTGTACTTAACGGCAGGCATCCTACGCGTCCCGTTTCGGCGTTTTCTGTTGGTCGACTTATTCTGCGCGGGACTGGTGATCTGCACCTTCTTCGGGCTGAGTTACCTATTTGCCGAGCGAATCACAGGTTGGTTCCACAGCATTCGAAATGCCGAGGTTGCGATTACCGTGCTGGTCGTCACGGTGGTCGCTAGCGTGGTCCTGTTCTTCTACATCAGACACAGACGCCGACTTGCCCGAATTCGCGTTAAGCGACAGTTGCGTTCATTGCGGCTGGGAACAAGCGAGGCAGCGACTGAGCGAAAGAACGCGGGCTGA
- a CDS encoding FAD:protein FMN transferase produces MPSDPTSNRREFLRGRAAADAIGAAIDRYVPLGSTAASPPSDDAKPGDAERYLIQISRPAMACTFAVFLNAGQYEQGSEAALAALDRVEALESQLTVYRDTSEVMRINRTAAADAVPVESDLFDLLSLAVHVSEQTAGAFDVTAGPLVKTWGFYKRSGSIPNDVELQAALARVGSRFLTLDNQTRSVRFLVEGLELNLGAIGKGYALDRAAQELVAAGVDDFLLHGGQSSVLARGSQAGTDGWIVGLSDPLRPERRLAEICLRDRALATSGASNQFFRAGGKRYGHILDPRTGWPAEGVFSSTAVASSAAEADALSTAFYTLGVGPAREYCREHAGIGMVLLHPGQGGSSVEMTTAGLDEKDLPTLK; encoded by the coding sequence ATGCCCTCAGATCCGACCAGCAATCGTCGCGAATTCTTGCGAGGCCGTGCCGCGGCCGATGCCATCGGCGCCGCGATTGACCGCTATGTGCCGCTCGGATCCACGGCTGCATCGCCGCCATCGGATGACGCGAAACCAGGTGACGCAGAACGCTACCTAATCCAGATTTCGCGCCCCGCGATGGCGTGTACGTTCGCCGTTTTTCTCAACGCCGGCCAGTACGAGCAGGGATCCGAAGCCGCGCTTGCTGCACTAGATCGTGTCGAGGCGCTCGAATCGCAGCTTACCGTCTACCGCGACACAAGCGAGGTCATGCGAATCAATCGTACGGCCGCGGCCGATGCGGTTCCTGTCGAATCGGATTTGTTTGATCTCTTATCGCTTGCCGTGCATGTCTCGGAGCAAACCGCCGGCGCTTTCGATGTCACGGCCGGTCCACTTGTGAAAACCTGGGGCTTTTACAAACGCTCAGGTAGCATCCCTAACGACGTTGAACTGCAAGCGGCCCTTGCTCGTGTCGGCAGCCGATTTCTCACGCTCGATAATCAGACGAGATCGGTCCGCTTTTTGGTCGAGGGCCTCGAGCTGAATCTCGGCGCGATCGGCAAGGGGTACGCCCTGGATCGGGCGGCCCAGGAGCTTGTGGCGGCTGGCGTCGACGATTTCCTACTGCACGGCGGGCAAAGCAGCGTGCTCGCGCGTGGATCGCAGGCCGGAACTGACGGTTGGATTGTCGGCCTGTCGGACCCTCTGCGTCCCGAGCGGCGCTTGGCCGAGATCTGCCTGCGAGATAGGGCACTCGCGACTAGCGGGGCCAGCAATCAATTCTTTCGCGCCGGAGGAAAGCGCTACGGCCATATTCTCGATCCACGAACCGGCTGGCCTGCCGAAGGAGTATTCTCGTCGACCGCGGTTGCTTCGTCGGCAGCCGAGGCCGACGCGTTGTCGACCGCGTTTTACACACTGGGGGTAGGGCCGGCCCGCGAGTATTGCCGCGAACATGCCGGGATCGGTATGGTGCTGCTCCACCCGGGTCAAGGCGGCAGTTCGGTGGAAATGACCACAGCCGGTCTAGATGAAAAGGACCTGCCGACCCTCAAATAG
- a CDS encoding cytochrome c, with product MPPFVFERRALRLCCAVMTLLVASAYYAAAQTAPSRAQNARRSGKLAPPPKWDRAVLEVFFPDARQKLGPGPGPGEVSTESGTGETSATTTVATPSSSAAAAAGNGPWSAVIAASTLEDEVKAQVQPLAAAVQSPTTFKGGGYNAARENLSVLAVLFGVIDQYDGSVRWKKESGGLRELFGRAGYNCTVGTDNSFNEAKIRSQDLTDLIRGGSLEPREAKGDLIWHDIARRPPLMKRMERSLRERLGPWTASKGDFAKNRNAVVHEAELLLVLSRVIKTDGYEYADDSSYRQYVDTLEQQCHEIIAAAKDGDLPRAQSATSQMNKTCDACHADFRS from the coding sequence ATGCCCCCATTCGTATTCGAACGTCGCGCATTACGGCTTTGCTGCGCAGTCATGACGTTACTCGTGGCCAGCGCCTATTACGCGGCGGCGCAAACCGCGCCCAGCCGCGCACAAAACGCACGACGTAGCGGCAAACTGGCCCCGCCGCCGAAATGGGATCGGGCTGTTCTGGAAGTCTTCTTTCCCGACGCTCGGCAAAAACTTGGGCCCGGTCCGGGACCTGGCGAAGTCTCCACGGAATCCGGAACGGGCGAAACTTCGGCCACGACGACAGTCGCCACGCCGTCATCGTCGGCGGCGGCCGCGGCGGGAAACGGTCCCTGGTCCGCCGTAATCGCGGCATCGACGCTCGAGGACGAGGTCAAGGCGCAAGTGCAGCCGCTGGCTGCCGCTGTGCAATCACCCACGACCTTCAAGGGAGGCGGTTACAACGCGGCGCGCGAGAATCTGTCGGTCCTGGCCGTACTGTTCGGCGTGATCGATCAATACGACGGATCGGTGCGCTGGAAGAAAGAATCCGGCGGCTTGCGCGAACTATTTGGTCGGGCCGGCTACAACTGTACAGTCGGCACCGACAATTCGTTCAACGAGGCCAAGATACGCAGTCAGGACTTAACCGACCTGATCCGCGGCGGTTCGCTCGAGCCGCGCGAAGCGAAAGGCGATCTAATTTGGCATGACATCGCACGTCGTCCTCCGCTGATGAAGCGAATGGAACGATCGCTACGCGAGCGTTTGGGCCCCTGGACAGCGAGCAAAGGTGATTTCGCTAAGAATCGGAACGCCGTCGTTCACGAGGCCGAGCTTTTATTGGTGTTGTCGCGTGTCATCAAGACCGACGGCTATGAATACGCCGACGATAGTTCCTACCGGCAATACGTTGACACGCTCGAACAGCAATGCCACGAAATCATTGCCGCGGCCAAGGATGGCGATCTGCCGCGCGCCCAAAGTGCCACAAGCCAAATGAACAAAACGTGCGACGCCTGCCACGCAGATTTCCGCAGTTGA
- the fbp gene encoding class 1 fructose-bisphosphatase: protein MFERNAFCTVQQHIQDEQRRHYPHASGEFSWMLSGITLATKIVAAQIRRAGLVDVVGSTGAANVQGEVVQKLDLLANQALLTCLGNRGNVGVLASEENEDPVVVLPDPQYGKYVVIFDPLDGSSNIDVNVSVGTIFSIFRREPDPTNKRNPQDDVLQPGTQQIAAGYVVYGASTMLVYSTGHGVHGFTLDPSYGAYVLTHPNMTMPNSGPYYSVNDANLASFPHGYLRFLSRLREGVDGQAYSSRYVGSLVADFHRTLLKGGIFLYPPTQKHPSGKLRLMYEANPMAFLAEHAGGMATDGKQRILSIQPSSLHQRTTLVVGSRQEVTLLGKVLAETK, encoded by the coding sequence ATGTTCGAACGAAACGCGTTCTGTACCGTCCAGCAGCACATTCAGGATGAACAACGACGCCACTATCCGCATGCCAGTGGCGAGTTCTCTTGGATGCTCTCCGGCATCACGCTGGCCACAAAAATCGTGGCGGCTCAGATTCGCCGGGCGGGACTAGTCGACGTCGTCGGCAGCACTGGCGCTGCCAACGTGCAGGGCGAAGTTGTCCAGAAGCTGGACCTGCTGGCGAATCAGGCCCTGCTGACGTGCCTCGGAAACCGTGGCAACGTGGGCGTATTGGCCTCGGAAGAAAACGAAGACCCGGTCGTGGTTCTCCCTGATCCGCAGTATGGCAAGTACGTCGTGATCTTCGACCCGTTGGACGGCTCGAGCAATATCGACGTCAATGTCAGTGTCGGCACGATTTTTTCGATTTTCCGCCGCGAGCCCGATCCGACCAACAAACGCAACCCGCAGGACGATGTCTTGCAGCCTGGCACTCAACAAATCGCGGCAGGCTACGTGGTCTATGGCGCTTCGACGATGCTGGTCTACAGCACGGGCCACGGCGTTCACGGCTTTACGCTCGATCCCTCGTATGGCGCATACGTGCTAACACATCCGAATATGACGATGCCCAACAGCGGGCCGTATTACTCGGTGAACGATGCCAACCTTGCCAGTTTTCCCCACGGCTACTTGCGATTCTTGTCACGCTTGCGCGAAGGGGTGGACGGCCAGGCGTACTCGTCCCGTTACGTGGGCTCGCTTGTGGCCGACTTTCATCGCACGCTGCTCAAGGGGGGCATCTTTCTGTATCCGCCCACACAAAAGCATCCCAGCGGAAAACTACGTCTGATGTACGAGGCCAACCCCATGGCGTTTCTGGCCGAGCACGCCGGCGGAATGGCCACGGACGGCAAACAGCGCATCCTGTCGATTCAGCCTTCAAGCTTGCACCAGCGCACGACGCTGGTCGTGGGGAGCCGGCAAGAAGTCACGCTGCTGGGCAAAGTCCTGGCGGAAACAAAATGA